Proteins from one Hemicordylus capensis ecotype Gifberg chromosome 7, rHemCap1.1.pri, whole genome shotgun sequence genomic window:
- the LOC128332523 gene encoding lens fiber membrane intrinsic protein-like — translation MNVWHVGTLACAVISLLLLFIGMASDHWMTDISSHRGLWRVCSLLRCCTYISVRAYLHATRAFLVIGVIVGALACFALGALFSRPKIASYSLSMVAVIASFAASISILIAMAIFTGVTDSDHSYGWSFGLGWVSFPLFIITGALAYKLHSQQ, via the exons ATGAACGTCTGGCATGTTGGCACTTTGGCCTGTGCTGTCATcagcctcctgctgctcttcATTGGCATGGCCTCAGACCACTGGATGACTGACATAAGCAGCCATCGAGGGCTATGGAGAGTTTGCAGTCTACTTAGATGCTGTACATATATAAGTGTGCGAG CATATCTTCATGCCACCCGAGCCTTTTTGGTGATTGGAGTGATCGTCGGTGCTCTCGCCTGTTTTGCTCTGGGTGCCTTATTTTCCCGCCCTAAGATTGCCTCCTACTCCCTGTCCATGGTCGCAGTTATAGCCAGCTTTGCTGCAA GTATAAGTATTCTGATTGCCATGGCCATCTTCACAGGAGTTACAGATTCAGACCATTCTTATGGGTGGTCTTTCGGCTTGGGCTGGGTTTCCTTTCCCCTGTTCATTATAACTG GTGCACTTGCTTACAAACTTCACAGCCAGCAATAA